In Gimesia panareensis, the genomic window GCGATGTTACCGCCGTTCTTGATTTCACCGGCCAGACTCTTGTCTTTCGTGCTGGCTGAAACCAGGGTTGCTCCCGCAGTATCGTCAATGATCTGGGCATAAATATGATTGTTGCTACGATAAACAGACAGACGGTAACGGCCCGTTTTACGGACTGTGTTACGAATCCGGAACGAACGTCGTGCCTTCTGTTTTTTCAGCGTTTTTTCTAGTTTCATGTTACCGTCATCTTCTTTTAAACAGTGACCATCGGCCAAACCGTCAGACTACCTTAATCAGCACGTTAGCTTGCAAAAGCCTTACCAGCTTTCCGCCGTACGTATTCACCTTCGTAACGAATTCCCTTACCTTTGTAAGGTTCGGGCGGACGTACGCTGCGAATGTTGGCTGCGAACTGGCCGACCATGTGCTTATCCGGACCACTGACCACGATATTGGTCGCGTTCGGAAGTTCACAGTTGACGCCCTGGGGTACATCCAGCACGATCGTGTTGGCAAATCCGACCTGCAGGCTCAGCTTCTGGCCATTCAGCGAAGCCTGGTAGCCCACGCCCTGAATTTCCAGTTTTTTCACAAACGGAGTTTCCACTCCCTGAACCATGTTGGCGATCAGGGCCCGGGTCAAGCCGTGCAGGGCACGATTCTGCCGTTCGTCATCGGGACGAATGACATTGACTTCTTTGGCTTCCGAATCAAATTCCACTGCCATCGCCGGATGATAAGTAAAGGACAACTCACCCTGCTTACCTTTGACGGTAATGGAACCGCCATCGACCTTCACTTCCACTCCAGCAGGAACGGGAACTGGTTTTTTACCGATTCGAGACATAACTTCAAATTCCAGTTAAATTAAATCGTGGCAGATCTTGATCAGCCAGCCTGTCTACACGTTTGGGTTACCAGATGGTGCACAGCAGCTCGCCGCCCACACCCTCTTTTTTCGCTTCACGGTTACTGAGTACGCCCTTGCTGGTCGAAAGAATGCTGACTCCCAGCCCCTGCAGAACCTCCGGCATAGACCGCAGATCCTGGTAGTGCCGACGTCCGGGCTTACTTTCGCGAACGATCTTCTGAATGACGCGTTCCCCGTTCGGACCGTACTTCAGATTGACACGCAGCACGTTCTGTGGGCTGTCTTCAATGACTTCATAGTCCCAGATGTAACCTTCCCGCTGCAAGGCACCGGCAATGGCCACCTTGATTTTGGAAGCAGGAATATCCACAAACGGTCGTTCAATCTGCAGTGCGTTACGAATTCGTGTCAGCATATCTGCAATGGGGTCTGTCATCATTAGCTGGCTACCCTCACTATAATTCTCCGACGATCTACCTTAAAAGTTGGTTTGTATCTTTTTGATTTACTTGCGGAACGGCATGCCGAACTCTTT contains:
- the rplR gene encoding 50S ribosomal protein L18; its protein translation is MKLEKTLKKQKARRSFRIRNTVRKTGRYRLSVYRSNNHIYAQIIDDTAGATLVSASTKDKSLAGEIKNGGNIAAAEKVGKLLGERAVEKGIKEVAFDRGPYRYHGRVAALADSARQAGLDF
- the rplF gene encoding 50S ribosomal protein L6 — translated: MSRIGKKPVPVPAGVEVKVDGGSITVKGKQGELSFTYHPAMAVEFDSEAKEVNVIRPDDERQNRALHGLTRALIANMVQGVETPFVKKLEIQGVGYQASLNGQKLSLQVGFANTIVLDVPQGVNCELPNATNIVVSGPDKHMVGQFAANIRSVRPPEPYKGKGIRYEGEYVRRKAGKAFAS
- the rpsH gene encoding 30S ribosomal protein S8; translation: MMTDPIADMLTRIRNALQIERPFVDIPASKIKVAIAGALQREGYIWDYEVIEDSPQNVLRVNLKYGPNGERVIQKIVRESKPGRRHYQDLRSMPEVLQGLGVSILSTSKGVLSNREAKKEGVGGELLCTIW